Within the Pseudomonas mendocina genome, the region GGTGAACTGCTGCAACCGGCAGTGCTCGGGCTATCTGCCCTGGCCTTGCTGCCTGCCCTGCTGGGCATGGCCGCCGGCCAGTGGTTGCGCAAGCGCATCAGCGCGGAACGCTTCAAACGCTGGTTCTTCATCGGCCTGTTGCTACTCGGCGCCGAACTGGCGTTGCGTGGCCTCTGAACCGATCCCATCAGGCGACGGCAGCCCGCGAGTGCTTGAGGCCGAACCATTGCAGTTCGGCCAGCAACCCGATCGCCAAAGCCTGAGCGATGACGAAGGCGTAGCCGAACAGGTTCGGCGAGACCCAGCCGATCACCAGTAGCAGCAGACTGTCGATCACCCAGACCGCGTTGACCGCAATCACCGCCCAGATGGCCTGGCGGCTGATTTCAGCACGGTTGGACAACCACACCAGTAGCGCAGCAAAGGGCAACGCCGCGCTACCGGCGACCAGCAACAACAGGCGCGGCAATTCGAGGAAGGCGCCCAGCCAGCCGGCCGCCAGGACCAGCAGCAGGCCGGTGACGCCGCTGAGCAAACCGTCGAGCAAGAGCGCGTTGCGCAGTATCGGGGAAGGTTGCAGTACGTTCATGGCGAATCCTCCATAGGGACACCGGGGTGGTGCCTGACCTACAGATTTCGCCGGAACCAGCAGCGCGTCGATTACCTGCCAGGTAATGGCTGACATGACCTGGCTGGACTATCGTGCAGGCCATGAATAGCCAATCCCAGACCGCCGGCGCCCTGTTGCGCCAATGGCGCCAGCGGCGTCGCCTGAGCCAGCTCGACCTCGCCTGCGAGGCCGAGATTTCCACGCGCCACCTGAGTTTCGTCGAGACCGGCCGCGCCCAGCCCAGCCGCGACATGCTGCTGCATCTGGCCGAGCAGCTGGACATTCCCCTGCGCGAGCGTAATCGCCTGCTCAGCGCGGCCGGCTTCGCCCCGCTGTACAGCCAGCACGATCTGACCGACCCGGCGCTGGCCCCCGCCCGCCAGGCCATCGATCAGTTGCTCAAGGCCCATGAGCCCTATCCGGCATTGGCCATCGACCGGCAGTGGAACCTGCTGGCCGCCAACGCGGCGGCCACCTCGTTCCTCGCCGGCATGCCGGACTTCCTGCTCGGCCCGCCGCTCAACGTGATGCGCCTGTCGCTGCACCCCGAAGGCCTGGCACCGCGCATCGCCAACCTGGCACTGTGGCGCGCGCACCTGCTGATGCGCCTGCAGCGCGATGCGGAGATCAGCGGCGACGAAACCCTGTTCACCCTGCTCGATGAGCTGCGCGCTTACCCGGCGCCGACGGAAGTCCCTGCGCCACCGAGCGACGCCGTGCTGGTGCCGCTGCAACTGCACAGCGAGCAAGGCGTGCTCAGCCTGATCAGCACCATCACGGTGTTCGGCACGCCGAACGACGTGACCCTCGCCGAACTGGCACTGGAAACCTTCTTCCCCGCCGACGCCTTCACCGCCGAGTACCTGCGCAATCTGATGAAAAGCCCCTGAACGGTGGCGATTTCCGACGAAATCACTCTTTCGGGTCATGCTTCGCTACGCTTGGCGCAGTAGTCTTGACGCTGCGTCGTTGACGCTGCCAATGCATACCTGCTCAAAACAATAACAAGGAGCACCCCGGATGCGCTGTAAAGCACTGTTGCGCCACGCTTTTCTCTGGTCGCTCGGACTCTTCGTCGGGCTCTCGTCCATGGCCTTCGCCGAAGCCGTCAGCCCGCAGGAACAGATTCAGATACACGCCAGCCGCGCCACCAGCAGCCTGATGCTGTTACGTGGCGAAGGTTTCCAGAAGACCCATCAGCAGCGCCTGGAAGCCGATCTGGCCGCTCTGGCCGGCGCCATGCAAAGCCTGCCCCAGGGCAGCGCCGAACTCACCAGCGCCCATCAGGCACTCGTTACCCAATTGCGCAACGGTGTTTCCTATGGCCCCGGTGACGAGAATGTGCCCTGGCGCTTCCCCGAAGACCTCAGCCGTGCCCTACGCGACTTTCTCAGCGCGGCCCGCACATTGCCCGGAGCCGAGGGCCAGAGCGAGCTGGCGGCGAAGGTCGAGTACCTCAGCGTGCAGTACCTCAGCCGCTCCTATCTGGGCACCTTCGAGATCGCCCGGGAACAACCCGGCACCTACCTCGGCCAGGACGAGCGCCTGCTGCTGCCGGCGATCGACGGCGAACTGCAGGCGCTCAAGGATCAATCCGATCCGCAGGTAAGCAAGTTGCAGACGCGCTGGAGCTATCTGCGCGCCGCGCTGGCCGACATGAACAGCCAGAGCAACACGCTGCAAAGCGTTTCCGGCCGCCCCTTCGCCCCCATCACCGTGGATCGTCATGCACGCTCGATGACGACCCAGTGGATGGCGATGTACTAGAAAGGCTCGCGGCTGAAGCCCCTCCCACGCTCACTCGGTTTTGTGGGAGAGGCTTCAGCCGCGACGAACAGAAGAAGCGCGCTCAGACCAGCGCTTTCTTCTCACGAATGCAGGTCGGTCCAGCGATTTCCACCACGGCGTGCTCGACTTCCTTGCGCAAGCCGAGCAGGAAGGCCAGTTCAGCCACCACGAACAGCGGTCCGACGATCAGCCCCATGATGTCGTCGACGAAGGCCGGCTTGCGTCCTTCGTAGTAGTGACCGACGAACTGGATGATCCAGCCGACCACGAACAGGCCTATGCCGGCTGACAACCACAGCGCGGTGGATGCCGCCGCCAGGCCGGCCCCCACCCACAGACACAGCCCCAGCAGCAGCGTCATGAGCAAACCGAAGCGGGTATCCAGGCGCAGGTAGAACACGGCAGCGGCCAGGGCGGTGAGGGTCGCAGGCGCCAGCCAGAGCCCGGCGAGCTCGAAGCCCGGGCGCGACAGCAGCACGGCGACGGCCAGCACGATCATCGGGATGCCGATGAAATGGCTGGCGATGTTGCGTCGGTCGCGGTGGTAGGCGGCATACTGCGCCAGGTGATCGACGAGGGTTTTCATTGTTATCGTCCTCATGTGTGAAACAGGCCCGAGCATGATCACCTCACCACGGCTCGTCGCACTGTCAGCTAGCCGACAATGGCAGGGATCGCCGCACCACCGCGCAACCGTTCAGGAACCGTAATGCCCGATCCGCATCATTACTTCAGCCAGTTGAACCAGGGCCACTGGTTCGCCGCACTGCCTCCGGCGCTGAGCCAGAGCCTGCTGAATATGGCCCAGGTGCAGCATCTGGACGCCGGCCAGCGGCTGTTTCGTCGTGGCGACAAGCCCAGTGGGCTGTACGCGGTAGTGGAAGGTGCAGTGCGTGTCGGTGCCGTCAGCGAGAACGGCAAGGAGGCGCTGCTGACCCTGGTCGAGCCACCTTACTGGTTCGGCGAGATTTCCCTGTTCGATGGCCTGCCGCGCACCCACGATGCCTTTGCCGAGAGCGCCAGCACCCTGCTGCTGCTACCCCAGCACGGCCTGCTCGCCCTGCTCGAGCGCGAGCCACAGTACTGGCGCGACTTCGCCCTGCTGATGAGCCACAAGCTGCGTCTGGCCTTCGTCGCCCTGGAAGACATGAGCCTGCTGCCGGCCGCACCACGCCTGGCCCGACGCCTGTTGCTGATCGCCGAGAACTACGGCGAGAGCGAACCGCGCCGCGTGCTGCACCTGGCCCAGGAACAGCTGGCGCTGATGCTCTCGCTGTCGCGCCAGACCACCAACCAGATCCTCAAGGAGCTGCAGGCGCAGGGCGTGGTTCACCTCAACTATGGCGAGATCGAGATTCTCGACTTCGAACGCCTGCGCAAGGCAGCGGAGAGCTGAGCCTCGGCAAATCCCGTGGCGCGAGCTACCCTGCGCTACCTTTCCCGCAAACTTCCGGCAGTCGTCTCATGCATCTGAGCCGCGTGATCATCTTCAGCCCCCCAGGGCGCTTGCCGACTTTTACTGCCGCGCATTCGCGATGCAGGTCATTTCAAGCGAAGGGACCTTCACAGACATCGGTGCTGCCGACTCGCCAACCTCACGCATTGCGTTCCACAAGGGCAAAAGCGCGCCGGGTACTTCAATCAAGCTCTGCTTCCATGCCTGCGATGTTGCTGCGGAGCGAATGTGCCTGATCGGGCTTGGGGTGCAGATGGGTAAGCTGCACGGCAGCACCGAAACACTGTGTTTCTGCGACGGCAAGGGCGCAGAGGGCAACGTATTTCAAATCAGCAATCGCACCTGACCCTCACGCCAAGACCAGCAGATCGCGACCGGCAAGAGACTGCAGCCGGGCTCCCTGGCGCATGCTGAGGCTAATCAGGAACGGCTGGCCTCCTGCCACTGTCCAAGGCCTGTCCTTTCCTTCAGGTAGGCCCTTGCATGCCCGATCGCGCCCGCACCTCGTTGCCCGATGTTCTCGCCGGCCCGCTGCTGCGCCGCATGGAGCCTGACCGGCTGGTGCTCTGGCTGGTGGCCAGTCGCGCGCTGGACCTGCAACTGTGGCTGCGGGCCGACGGCGAAGAGCCGCGCACGCAGAGCCTCGACGCGCATTGCCAACGCCTGCCGCTGGGCCGCCACGCGGTGCTGCACCTGATCGACCTGTCGCTGGAGCAGGCGCTGCCGCAGGATGTGCGCATCGCCTATGACCTGCAGATCGTCGAGGACCAAGGCACTCGTGGCATGGCCGACTGGGCGCAGCACCTGCTCTACGACGGCGCCGAGCATGCCGACTTCATCCTGCGCTCACGGGTCGATCAACTGCTCCATGGCTCCTGCCGCAAGCCGCACCACGCCGCGTCTGACGGCCTGCTCTGCGCCGACCGCCTGCTGGCCGAGCAGCACGACGCCACCCAGCGTCCGGCGCTGCTGCTGATGAGTGGCGATCAGGTCTACGTCGACGACGTCGCCGGGCCGATGCTGTGCGCCATTCACCAGTTGATCGCCCGCCTCGGTCTGTTCGACGAGTTTCTCGAAGGCGCCGTGGTCGAGGACAGCCAGGCGCTGTATGGCCACCCGGTCGGTTACTACCAGCGAGCTGAGCTGCTACCTGCGGTGAAAAGCAACCAGACCCTGCGCGACAAGTTCTTCGGGGGTGTGGAAAAGCCGGTGTTCACCAGCAGCAGCGCCGACAATCACCTGGTGACCTTCGCCGAGATGATCGCCATGTACCTGCTGGTCTGGTCGCCGCTGCCCTGGACGCTAATCAGCGAAGACCAGCCGCCGCTGGATGAAGAACAACAGCAGCGCTACACCAACGAGCGCGAGCGCATCGACGCCTTCCGCCGGACGCTCGGCCAGGCCGCCCGGGTATTCGCCCACCTGCCGACACTGATGATCTTCGACGACCACGACGTCACCGATGACTGGAATCTATCCGCGCGCTGGGAGCAGACCGCCTACGGCCACCCCTTCTCCAAGCGCATCATCGGCAACGCCCTGCTCGCCTATCTGCTGTGTCAGGGCTGGGGCAACAACCCGGATGTGTTCGAGAAGCCGCTGCAGGCCTTTGCCGAACTGCTTGAGCAGCGCCAGGACGAACACCTCCAGGCCGAGCTACAGGACGGATTGATCGACCAGCTGCTGCATTTCGAACAGTGGCACTACGTGCTGCCGAGCACACCGGCGCTACTGGTACTGGATACCCGCACGCGGCGTTGGCGCAGTGAAGGACACCTGTCAAAACCCTCGGGGCTGATGGATTGGGAGGCGCTGTGCGACTTTCAGCAGGCGCTGCTCGATCACCCCAGCTGCATCATCGTTTCAGCGGCGCCGATGTTCGGCGTGAAGTTGATCGAAGGCATCCAGAAACTCTTCACCCTGGCCGGCCACCCGCTGATGGTCGATGCGGAAAACTGGATGGCCCACCGCGGCGCGGCCAGCGTGATGATGAACATCTTCCGCCATTCACGTACGCCGAGGGATTTCGTGATTCTCTCCGGCGACGTGCACTACTCCTTCGTCTACCGCGTGAACATCCGCCACAAGCGCGCCAGCCCGACCATCTGGCAGATCACCAGCAGCGGCATCAAGAACGAATTTCCACACAAGCTGCTGGACTGGTTCGACCGTCTCAACCGCTGGCTCTACGCGCCCTGGTCGCCGCTCAACTGGCTGACCAAGCGCCGCCGTATGCGCGTCACGCCGCTGATTCCCGACCGCAGCCGCGCCGGCGAGCGCCTGTGGAACGCCGCCGGCCTCGGCCAGGTGTTCTTTGATGAGCAAGGCAGGCCCGAGCGCATCCTCCATCTCAATGCCGATGGCTCACCGCCCGCCACCTTCATCGCCGAACGCGAATCCGGCCCGGCGAAACTGGCGCTGAGCAGCCCCGGCAATCGCGGCGCGACGCCCGGGGACGAACACCTGCGCTGAGCGAACGAAAAATCGCCCACAAAAAAACCGGAGCCTTTGCAGGCCCCGGTTTTTTGCGTTTCAGGCGAGGATCACTTGCCAGCGGTCAGCGCGCTGTAGCTGGTGATCAGGTTGCGGTAGTCCGGGATGTGATCCGAGCAGATCTTGGCCAGGCCTTCCACGTCGTTGCGCCAGTCGCGGTGCAGCTCGCAGGCCACGGCGAACCAGTTCATCAGTTGCGCGCCGGCCTGAGTCATGCGGCTCCAGGCCGAGTCACGGGTGATCTGATTGAAGGTGCCCGAGGCATCGGTCACCACGAACACGTCGAAGCCTTCCTCGATGGCCGACAGGGCCGGGAACGCCACGCACACCTCGGTGACCACGCCGGCGATGATCAGTTGCTTCTTGCCGGTGGCCTTGATCGCCTTGACGAAGTCTTCGTTGTCCCAGGCGTTGATCTGGCCGGGGCGGGCGATGTACGGGGCATCCGGGAACATTTCCTTCAGCTCCGGCACCAGCGGGCCGTTGGGGCCGGTCTCGAAGCTGGTGGTGAGGATGGTCGGCAGGTTGAAGAACTTGGCGAGGTCGGCCAGCGCCAGCACGTTGTTCTTGAACTTGTCCGGCTCGATGTCGCGAACCAGGGACAGCAGACCGGCCTGGTGGTCGACCAGCAGTACGACGGCGTTGTCTTTGTCCAGGCGGTTGTAGGTGGCGTTGGTCATGGTGAAGTCCTCGAAATGTTTTCAGTGGTGACCGGCGATCCGGTGCGTTGGGTTTCGTTCAGCAGTGCGTCACTGCATGGAAGAAAGATTAAATTCGAGACCTTTAACCGACTAGACTGCTAAAACTGCCTCTAGCGTTCTATTTGGAGAACGATCAATGGAAGACCTCAACAGCCTCTATTACTTCACCCAGGTGGTGGAGCATGGCGGCTTCGCTGCAGCGGGGCGCGCGCTGGACATGCCCAAGTCCAAGCTCAGCCGGCGCATCGCCGAACTCGAAGAACGCCTCGGCGTGCGCCTGCTGCACCGCACCAGCCGGCACCTGTCGCTCACCGAGATCGGCCAGGCGTATTACCAGCGCTGCCTGGCCATGCGCGTGGAGGCCGAAGGCGCGGCGGAGGTGATCGAGCGCAATCGCGCCGAGCCACGCGGCCTGGTGCGCCTGGCCTGCCCGACGACGCTGCTCAACTCCTGGGTGGGGCCGATGCTGACCCGCTACATGCTCAAGTACCCGCTGGTGGAGCTGTACATCGAAAGCACCAACCGCCGCGTGGACCTGCTGCATGAAGGCTTCG harbors:
- a CDS encoding MmyB family transcriptional regulator, encoding MNSQSQTAGALLRQWRQRRRLSQLDLACEAEISTRHLSFVETGRAQPSRDMLLHLAEQLDIPLRERNRLLSAAGFAPLYSQHDLTDPALAPARQAIDQLLKAHEPYPALAIDRQWNLLAANAAATSFLAGMPDFLLGPPLNVMRLSLHPEGLAPRIANLALWRAHLLMRLQRDAEISGDETLFTLLDELRAYPAPTEVPAPPSDAVLVPLQLHSEQGVLSLISTITVFGTPNDVTLAELALETFFPADAFTAEYLRNLMKSP
- a CDS encoding Mpo1 family 2-hydroxy fatty acid dioxygenase codes for the protein MKTLVDHLAQYAAYHRDRRNIASHFIGIPMIVLAVAVLLSRPGFELAGLWLAPATLTALAAAVFYLRLDTRFGLLMTLLLGLCLWVGAGLAAASTALWLSAGIGLFVVGWIIQFVGHYYEGRKPAFVDDIMGLIVGPLFVVAELAFLLGLRKEVEHAVVEIAGPTCIREKKALV
- a CDS encoding Crp/Fnr family transcriptional regulator, with product MPDPHHYFSQLNQGHWFAALPPALSQSLLNMAQVQHLDAGQRLFRRGDKPSGLYAVVEGAVRVGAVSENGKEALLTLVEPPYWFGEISLFDGLPRTHDAFAESASTLLLLPQHGLLALLEREPQYWRDFALLMSHKLRLAFVALEDMSLLPAAPRLARRLLLIAENYGESEPRRVLHLAQEQLALMLSLSRQTTNQILKELQAQGVVHLNYGEIEILDFERLRKAAES
- a CDS encoding metallophosphoesterase family protein, which produces MPDRARTSLPDVLAGPLLRRMEPDRLVLWLVASRALDLQLWLRADGEEPRTQSLDAHCQRLPLGRHAVLHLIDLSLEQALPQDVRIAYDLQIVEDQGTRGMADWAQHLLYDGAEHADFILRSRVDQLLHGSCRKPHHAASDGLLCADRLLAEQHDATQRPALLLMSGDQVYVDDVAGPMLCAIHQLIARLGLFDEFLEGAVVEDSQALYGHPVGYYQRAELLPAVKSNQTLRDKFFGGVEKPVFTSSSADNHLVTFAEMIAMYLLVWSPLPWTLISEDQPPLDEEQQQRYTNERERIDAFRRTLGQAARVFAHLPTLMIFDDHDVTDDWNLSARWEQTAYGHPFSKRIIGNALLAYLLCQGWGNNPDVFEKPLQAFAELLEQRQDEHLQAELQDGLIDQLLHFEQWHYVLPSTPALLVLDTRTRRWRSEGHLSKPSGLMDWEALCDFQQALLDHPSCIIVSAAPMFGVKLIEGIQKLFTLAGHPLMVDAENWMAHRGAASVMMNIFRHSRTPRDFVILSGDVHYSFVYRVNIRHKRASPTIWQITSSGIKNEFPHKLLDWFDRLNRWLYAPWSPLNWLTKRRRMRVTPLIPDRSRAGERLWNAAGLGQVFFDEQGRPERILHLNADGSPPATFIAERESGPAKLALSSPGNRGATPGDEHLR
- the ycaC gene encoding isochorismate family cysteine hydrolase YcaC — its product is MTNATYNRLDKDNAVVLLVDHQAGLLSLVRDIEPDKFKNNVLALADLAKFFNLPTILTTSFETGPNGPLVPELKEMFPDAPYIARPGQINAWDNEDFVKAIKATGKKQLIIAGVVTEVCVAFPALSAIEEGFDVFVVTDASGTFNQITRDSAWSRMTQAGAQLMNWFAVACELHRDWRNDVEGLAKICSDHIPDYRNLITSYSALTAGK